The genome window CGCAAAGGGCGCAAAGAGGTTCTTAAACATATAAGTCATAGAAGTATTTTGTTACTTATATATAATAGTGAAAAGTTCGTAAAAGAAGGTTTGAAAAAATTAAACTTCCTTTTATACTATTATAGGTGTATGGATTGCTTCGCAAGCTCGCAATGACTTTAGCGCATAGTCTTATGAAATAGCAAACGTAATGAATAGCCCCGATGGAAGCGGAAATCCTTTTTCTTTTTTTTCCTTCGAGGACCTCAGGCTACAAAAAAAGAAAAAGATTGCAACGGACAGCGGGACAGGTAGTACTATAATATATATAGGTGTGCTACTAAAAAAACTATTCTTTAGGTGTTTCCTTGGATTTGATTTTGATTTTATTAATCCAATGTTCGTTTAGTTTATCAAAATCGATGGGTTTTGAAGCCTCTTGTCTAGATAAGTGATTTTGATTGAAAGCAGCATTTAGTATTCCTTCTATATGATAGTCTTCTTTAACATCGTACGGTTTGTATTCTGTTTTAAGATTGATATCAAATAGTCGGGCTGTAGAATTTGCCCAAAAGGCTTTCCAACCGCTTTTGTAGTCTTTAATTAAATCGAAAGTAGTATGCCCTGTTTGACGGTAAATGAGTTTTACCAAAATCTGCCCATCTTTACGCGATAGTTTTTTTAAACGCGGTTCGAATTCTTCTTCTAAGTATTTTTCTACTATTTTAAAGTATTTCTTTTTTTCGCGATTGGTTTTTAGTTTTGCCATAGTAGCATTTAACTGTGTTAACTTTTCTGCAGTTAACTTAGCAAACGGATATACTTTAAATATTCTTCTCTTTAATATAAGTTTGGCTTTTTTGTCTTCGTCTGTAGTGTAAACATTATCGGGCGTAAAGATAATTTCTTTTAACTCGATAGAATATATAATAGACGAGTCTTGCTGCGTCATTTGCAAAGTATCTGTTTCTGTTTGAGAAAAAGAAAAAGCAGTTCCTAATAAAAATATAAAACTGCTAAAAAATAACTTGTACATATTGTTTGTATTTATACTCTTTTACACATAGCAAAAAGTAAACCAAAAATATCGAAATATTATGAAACTCTAATTACTTATTTCTATTTTAGCAAAAAATTATATTTAAAATGAGTACGAAATCGATATTAAAGAAGTCGTCGATGACTTTTTTAGAAAATTATTTAAATAATGCTTCGCCAACTGGATGGGAAGCTTCGGGTCAAAAATTGTGGATGGAGTATCTAAAACCATACGTTGATACTTTTATTACCGATACATACGGAAGTGCTGTAGGCGTTATAAATCCGGATGCTCCTTATAAAGTAGTGATTGAAGGTCACGCTGACGAAATTTCGTGGTACGTAAATTACATTACTGATGATGGATTGATATACGTAATTAGAAACGGAGGTTCGGATCATCAGATTGCGCCATCTAAAAGAGTAAACATTCACACGAAGAAAGGAATTGTTCGTGGCGTTTTTGGTTGGCCAGCAATTCACACTAGAGGAAGAGCCGGGAAAGCAGAAGAATCAGCAAAAATTGAAAACATATTTATTGACTGTGGTTGTTCTAACAAAGCCGAAGTGGAAGCTTTAGGTGTTCATGTGGGTTGTGTGATTACGTATCCAGATACTTTTGAAATTTTAAACCACGATAAATTTGTGTGTAGAGCTATTGATAACCGCATGGGTGGTTTTATGATTGCCGAAGTAGCGCGTTTATTAAAGGAGAACAAAAAGAAATTACCGTTTGGATTGTACATCGTAAACTCGGTGCAGGAGGAAATTGGTTTGCGTGGTGCCGAAATGATTACCCAACGCATTAAACCCAACGTTGCCATAGTAACCGATGTTTGCCACGATACCACTACTCCAATGATTGACAAAAAAATTGAAGGTGATTTGAAAATGGGACGCGGACCAGTTATAGCTTATGCTCCTGCGACACAAAACATTTTACGTGAAATGATTGTGGACACAGCGGTAGAAAACAAAATTCCTTTCCAACGCCATGCCACTTCTCGCGTTACGGGAACCGATACCGATGCTTTTGCGTACAGCAATGGCGGAGTTGCCTCGGCTTTGATTTCGTTACCGTTGCGCTATATGCATACCACTGTAGAAATGGTTCACCGAGACGACGTTGAAAATGTAATTAAATTGATTTACGAAACGCTATTGAAAATTGAAAATAACGAAACGTTTAGTTATTTTAAGTAAAAAAATATACATCATAGTTCATAAAATCCGAATTTAATATTCGGATTTTTTATTTTTATGAAAATAAAATTGTAAAACTGTAACAATTACAAAAAGCAATTGTCTTTAGAATAGATTAATCTGATAACGAACTTGAAAACCCAAAATTCTGAAATAGCAATTCTATTGCAACAGTGCAAAGAAAATAATCAAAAAGCACAACTCGCACTCTATAATATGTATTGTAGTGCAATGTTTAATGTGGCTTTTAGAATTGTTTCAGACAAAACACTGGCAGAAGAAATAATGCAGGATAGCTTTTTAAAAGCTTTTACGAAATTAGATTCTTACAGCGGAAAGGTAACTTTTGGAGCTTGGTTAAAAAAAATTGTTATCAATACTAGTATTAACGAATTAAAAAAAGCGAATCAATTTCAATTTGAAAGTTTAAATGATGGGAATGAATTTGAAGACATTAATGAAAATGACATCATTTCTTATAATGAATTAAAAGCAGAGCAGATTTTAAAAACAATACAAAGCTTAAAATCTAACTATAAAATTATTTTGACTTTGTTTTTTATTGAAGGTTATGATTTAGAGGAAATTTCATCGATTTTAAATATCTCAAATGAAAATTGTAGAACAACTATGAGCAGAGCAAAGGAAAGTTTAAGAAAAAAACTAAATGACAATGAAAGATAATATGAACCAACTTTTTGACAAACACACTAACTGGGATTTTGAAACGCCAAACGAAGGCCACGAAAATCGCTTTTTGTCTAAACTTAAATCTCAAGAGCCTAAGAAAAAGAAAAGAGCTTGGATACCAATTGCTATAGCCGCTTCTTTAGCATTGAGTTTTGGAATTATCTATTTTAATGACTTTAGCACTCAACCAGAAGTTGTTTTTTCTCCGCCAGTTCAAGAAACTCACGATTATTTTTCATCAGTGATTAATTCTGAATTGAAAAATTTACAACAGCATGAAAATCCTGAAACTGCAATTCTTATAAATGATGCTTTAAAAGAAATGGAAACACTTGAAAAAGATTACGAATCTTTAAAAAATGAAATTATTAAGAATGGAGAAAACAAACAAATTGTATTTGCAATGATAACAAATATGCAAACTCGAATTTCGTTTATCAAAACCGTATTAGAACAAGTAGAACAGATTAACAATTTAAAAACGAATACCAATGAAAAATATATTTAAACTCTTACTCCTTTTCATTTTGATTCCTTCTATAGGAATGGCTTCAGATGAAAAAAAAGCAATTAATAAAGAAAAAACAATTTCAAAAACTTTTGAAGTTAGTAATGATGCGCTTTTAAGTGTTACAAATTCATATGGAAATGTAAATGTGTACTTATGGGACGAGAATAAAATTTCTATTCAAGTTCAAATTAAAGTTTCGGGCAATAACGACAAAAAAGTTACTGATCGCATCAACGATATTGATGTAAGTTTTGCAGCAACATCTAATAAAGTAGCAGCAATAACCGAAATAAACGGGAAAAATTGGCAAGGCAACAACAATCTTAGCTATGAAATTAATTATGTGGTAAAAATTCCTAAAAACGGAAACGTTGATTTAAATAATAAATATGGTAACATTTCAATTGATAAATTAAACGGAAACTTAGCCATTGATTGTAAATATGGAAGCTTGTTTTTAGGTCAGTTGAGTGGAAAATCAAACAATATTACTATAGCTTATTCACAGAACTCAACCATTACTAGTGTTGACAAATTGAATTTGAACAGTCAATATTCAGAAGTTGAAATTCAGAAAGGAAATCAAATTAATATTGATGGAAATTATAACACTTTTGAATTTCAATCTGTTGGAAGTTTAAATTTATACTCGAATTATACCAAATTAAAAGCCACAACGGTTTCAAAATCAGTTATTAATGGAAATTATCTTACTTTAAAACTGGGAGAGATTGGAAATTCAACAACAATAAAGTCAAATTATAGCGATGTTCAAATAGGTGCAAATAAAAATACGGATGCTATTTTAATAGATGGAAATTACACCCACACTAAAATAATATGTACTCATGATTATGCATTTGATGTTCAGGTAGAATTAAAATATGGCTCTTTTAAGGACGAAATAGGGATTAAATACACTGATAAATATGAAAAAAACACCTCAAAATCATTTACAGGATATCACATTGCACAAGGAAAATCTAAAATTAACGTAACTACTAACTACGGAAGTCTTCAACTTTTAACTAAATAAAACATGAAAAAAACAGTATTTATATTAGCGCTTTTAAGCCTTTCAATTGCTCAGGCTCAAAATTGGAAAAATGAAAAAATTAAAGAATCTGGAATAAAAACAACTATTACACGAACTACTTCTACTTATGATGCAATTAGCGCAAGTGGTTCTTTTAAAGTTGTATTAGTTTCTGGAAAAGAAGGCAACATTACTATTGATGGCGATGAAAACATTATTCCGCATATTGTAACTGAAGTTGAAAACAATACTTTAATTGTTCGTTTTGATAAAAACAAAAACTATACTTACAAATCAAGTATTACAATTACGATTCCGTTTGAAGAAATTAGTTCGGTATCCTTTGGAGGTTCGGGTGAAATTGAAACCAAAAACACGATTACTGCCACTAATTTTAATATTGCATTTACTGGTTCTGGAGAAGGTAATTTTGACATTAGTGCAACTCGTTTAAAAACAACCTTATCAGGTTCAGGAGAAATTGAAATTAAAGGAGAAGTAAAAGAATTAGAAGAAACAGTATCAGGTTCAGGAGAAATCGATTCTTCAAAGTTAATTACCACAAATGCAAACGTAATAGTTACAGGTTCGGGTGAAATAAAAGTAAACTGCACCACTTTCTTAGAAGCAAAAGTAGCAGGAAGTGGCACCATAAAATACAAAAGCAAACCGCAATCTGTAGATAAAGTAATTACAGGTTCTGGAGAAATTATTGCTTATTAAATTTATAGTATCATCAAACAATATTCATAGTAGCGAAACGAATTATTAACCAAAATTATAAACGACATGAAGAAAAAAATATTTACATTTTTCGTTATTACAATTTCATTTTTTTGCTTTTCTCAAAATGGATACAAAAAGATATATAAATATGACGAATATAACAAAGACTGGGCATTAGTTAAAACTATTTCAGGTACTTATGGATTTATTGACAGAAATAACAAAACAGTAGTTCAACCAATCTATGAAAAAATTGAAAAATTTAGTGAAGGTTTAGGAAAATATGCTTTAGTAAAAAGTGTTTCAGGTTCTTATGGTTTTATTAACCGTAATGGAAGGGAAGTAGTTCCATCTATTTATTGGACTAAACGCGATGCAATCCAACAACTTAAAACTTTAAAAGATTAAAAAAAACGCAAAAAAGTTGTAAGAATTTATAAAATATAAAATCCCGAGCTAACTCAGGATTCTTTCTATGTAAAAGTATGGATTATCTATTTTGTAAATAATTCAAAACGTTTTTCTCGATTCTTTCATTGATGTTGGAAATATCCGCTTTTACGAATTTTTCTCCAATGATGTTTTCGAATAACTCAATGTAACGTTCTGAAACGGTTTCAATGTATTCGTCTGACATAAACGGAATTTGTTGGCCTTCTTTTCCTTGAAAACCGTTTTCAATTAACCAACGACGTACGAATTCTTTTGATAATTGTTTTTGTTCTTCGCCATTTGCTTGTCTTTCAGCATATCCTTCAGCGTAGAAATAACGTGATGAATCAGGTGTATGAATTTCATCGATTAATACGATTTGTCCGTCTTTTGTTTTCCCAAATTCGTATTTGGTATCAACTAAGATTAAACCGCGAGACGCTGCAATTTCAGTTCCTCTTTGGTATAAAGCTCTTGTGTATTTTTCTAAAACTAGATAATCTTCCTCGGTTACAATTCCGTTGGCTAAAATAGCTTCACGAGAAATATCTTCGTCATGCGAACCATTATCTGCTTTTGTAGTTGGAGTAATGATTGGTGTTGGGAATTTATCGTTTTCTTTTAAACCTTCTGGCATTTCCACACCACAAAGGATTCTTCTTCCTGCTGCATATTCACGCGCTGCATGTCCTGATAAATACCCACGAATTACCATTTCTACTTTGAACGGCTCACATAAATGTCCTACCGCCACGTTTGGATCTGGAGTGGCTACTAACCAATTCGGTACAATATCAG of Flavobacterium channae contains these proteins:
- a CDS encoding DUF4294 domain-containing protein, whose protein sequence is MYKLFFSSFIFLLGTAFSFSQTETDTLQMTQQDSSIIYSIELKEIIFTPDNVYTTDEDKKAKLILKRRIFKVYPFAKLTAEKLTQLNATMAKLKTNREKKKYFKIVEKYLEEEFEPRLKKLSRKDGQILVKLIYRQTGHTTFDLIKDYKSGWKAFWANSTARLFDINLKTEYKPYDVKEDYHIEGILNAAFNQNHLSRQEASKPIDFDKLNEHWINKIKIKSKETPKE
- a CDS encoding M42 family metallopeptidase, which codes for MSTKSILKKSSMTFLENYLNNASPTGWEASGQKLWMEYLKPYVDTFITDTYGSAVGVINPDAPYKVVIEGHADEISWYVNYITDDGLIYVIRNGGSDHQIAPSKRVNIHTKKGIVRGVFGWPAIHTRGRAGKAEESAKIENIFIDCGCSNKAEVEALGVHVGCVITYPDTFEILNHDKFVCRAIDNRMGGFMIAEVARLLKENKKKLPFGLYIVNSVQEEIGLRGAEMITQRIKPNVAIVTDVCHDTTTPMIDKKIEGDLKMGRGPVIAYAPATQNILREMIVDTAVENKIPFQRHATSRVTGTDTDAFAYSNGGVASALISLPLRYMHTTVEMVHRDDVENVIKLIYETLLKIENNETFSYFK
- a CDS encoding RNA polymerase sigma factor, encoding MKTQNSEIAILLQQCKENNQKAQLALYNMYCSAMFNVAFRIVSDKTLAEEIMQDSFLKAFTKLDSYSGKVTFGAWLKKIVINTSINELKKANQFQFESLNDGNEFEDINENDIISYNELKAEQILKTIQSLKSNYKIILTLFFIEGYDLEEISSILNISNENCRTTMSRAKESLRKKLNDNER
- a CDS encoding anti-sigma factor, whose translation is MKDNMNQLFDKHTNWDFETPNEGHENRFLSKLKSQEPKKKKRAWIPIAIAASLALSFGIIYFNDFSTQPEVVFSPPVQETHDYFSSVINSELKNLQQHENPETAILINDALKEMETLEKDYESLKNEIIKNGENKQIVFAMITNMQTRISFIKTVLEQVEQINNLKTNTNEKYI
- a CDS encoding head GIN domain-containing protein — its product is MKKTVFILALLSLSIAQAQNWKNEKIKESGIKTTITRTTSTYDAISASGSFKVVLVSGKEGNITIDGDENIIPHIVTEVENNTLIVRFDKNKNYTYKSSITITIPFEEISSVSFGGSGEIETKNTITATNFNIAFTGSGEGNFDISATRLKTTLSGSGEIEIKGEVKELEETVSGSGEIDSSKLITTNANVIVTGSGEIKVNCTTFLEAKVAGSGTIKYKSKPQSVDKVITGSGEIIAY
- a CDS encoding WG repeat-containing protein, with protein sequence MKKKIFTFFVITISFFCFSQNGYKKIYKYDEYNKDWALVKTISGTYGFIDRNNKTVVQPIYEKIEKFSEGLGKYALVKSVSGSYGFINRNGREVVPSIYWTKRDAIQQLKTLKD
- a CDS encoding phosphoribosylaminoimidazolesuccinocarboxamide synthase; translated protein: MNTITTTNFNFPGQKSVYRGKVREVYNINDDLLVMVATDRLSAFDVVLPKGIPYKGQILNQIATKFMELTSDIVPNWLVATPDPNVAVGHLCEPFKVEMVIRGYLSGHAAREYAAGRRILCGVEMPEGLKENDKFPTPIITPTTKADNGSHDEDISREAILANGIVTEEDYLVLEKYTRALYQRGTEIAASRGLILVDTKYEFGKTKDGQIVLIDEIHTPDSSRYFYAEGYAERQANGEEQKQLSKEFVRRWLIENGFQGKEGQQIPFMSDEYIETVSERYIELFENIIGEKFVKADISNINERIEKNVLNYLQNR